From Cotesia glomerata isolate CgM1 linkage group LG2, MPM_Cglom_v2.3, whole genome shotgun sequence, a single genomic window includes:
- the LOC123260106 gene encoding trypsin-1-like, producing MFKLFTLLVLSTFTTALHLVSLDEEASSRTIGGTIASASAPWQVSIHYQSQLQCGGSIISKDWVITAAHCISPTSPVSSYLIRAGSRSHSSGGSIHTVDRIVTHEFFTTNKYGFHNNDIALIHVAEQIVLDTSRQVISLFNTDEIVSSSVRAQVTGWGDIVLATDVLQSISTYIITKATCNTTYSKYGGIYDNQSCFGESSGSPAACRTDAGGAVVLSKRLAGVISWSEGCGRLSFPSVFTEVSHYRLWIKRYAGV from the exons ATGTTTAAGTTATTTACTTTGTTAGTGCTCTCGACATTCACGACCG ctttgCATCTAGTATCTCTGGATGAAGAAGCAAGCAGCAGAACGATAGGTGGCACGATAGCATCAGCAAGTGCTCCCTGGCAAGTCAGTATCCACTATCAGAGCCAGCTCCAATGCGGCGGCAGCATAATTTCAAAGGACTGGGTGATCACTGCAGCCCACTGCATCTCTCCGACATCTCCAGTATCTTCCTATCTAATTCGCGCTGGAAGCCGCAGTCACAGTTCTGGAGGATCGATCCACACTGTTGACAGAATAGTGACGCACGAGTTCTTCACCACCAATAAATACGGATTCCACAATAATGACATCGCTCTGATCCACGTTGCTGAGCAGATAGTGCTGGACACATCCAGGCAGGTCATTTCTCTTTTCAACACCGATGAAATTGTTTCAAGCTCTGTCAGGGCCCAAGTCACTGGTTGGGGAGATATTGTCCTCGCCACTGACGTTCTGCAGAGCATCAGCACTTACATAATCACAAAAGCGACTTGCAACACAACTTATTCAAAGTACGGGGGAATTTATGATAATCAAAGCTGTTTCGGAGAATCTTCCGGCAGTCCAGCGGCCTGCAGAACTGACGCCGGTGGTGCTGTTGTACTTTCAAAACGACTTGCCGGAGTTATTTCCTGGTCTGAAGGATGTGGACGACTAAGTTTCCCCAGTGTTTTCACTGAAGTTAGTCATTATAGACTTTGGATTAAGCGTTATGCTGgtgtatga